A genomic segment from Helicobacter sp. NHP19-012 encodes:
- the fumC gene encoding class II fumarate hydratase — MHYRVEHDTMGEVKVEDNKYWGAQTQRSYENFKIGVEKMPPELIAAFAKLKRSLAKVNQDLGKLDAKKAGAIMQACEDILEGKLDGMFPLAIWQTGSGTQTNMNMNEVIANRATEILGADFRKEKLIHPNDHVNMSQSSNDTFPTAMHIVAVLELTKTLLPALDTLHTTLHAKSEAFKDIIKIGRTHLQDATPLTLGQEFSGYASMLEHSKAQILESLEGLRELAIGGTAVGTGLNAHPQLSQKVAEELTRFTGQAFKSAPNKFHALTSHDAINFAHGALKGLAANLMKIANDIRWLASGPRCGLGELAIPENEPGSSIMPGKVNPTQCEALTMVAVQVMGNDAAIGFAASQGNFELNVFKPVIIYNFLQSVKLLSDAMLSFNEHCASGIEPNKDKIDYYLHHSLMLVTALNPHIGYENAAKVAKNAHKKGISLKESALELGLLSEKDFDAWVVPAHMIAPKA; from the coding sequence ATGCATTATCGAGTCGAACACGACACCATGGGCGAGGTTAAAGTTGAAGACAACAAATACTGGGGGGCACAAACCCAACGAAGCTATGAGAACTTCAAAATCGGGGTGGAGAAAATGCCCCCTGAACTCATCGCCGCCTTTGCCAAACTCAAACGCTCTTTAGCCAAGGTCAATCAGGATTTAGGCAAGCTGGACGCTAAAAAAGCGGGCGCGATCATGCAGGCTTGCGAGGACATTTTAGAGGGCAAGCTTGATGGCATGTTCCCCCTAGCCATTTGGCAAACGGGCAGTGGCACACAGACAAACATGAACATGAACGAAGTCATCGCCAACAGAGCCACAGAAATTTTGGGAGCGGATTTTAGAAAAGAAAAATTGATACACCCCAACGACCATGTGAATATGTCCCAAAGCTCAAACGACACCTTCCCCACTGCCATGCACATTGTGGCGGTGTTGGAGCTAACAAAAACCTTACTGCCCGCCCTAGACACCCTGCACACCACCCTGCACGCTAAAAGCGAGGCGTTTAAAGACATCATCAAAATCGGGCGCACCCATTTGCAAGACGCCACCCCCTTAACTCTAGGTCAAGAGTTTAGCGGCTATGCCAGCATGTTAGAACACTCTAAGGCGCAGATTTTAGAGAGTTTAGAGGGGCTAAGGGAACTTGCCATCGGGGGCACTGCTGTAGGCACGGGCCTTAACGCCCATCCGCAGTTGTCTCAAAAGGTTGCTGAGGAACTGACCCGCTTTACAGGTCAGGCCTTTAAAAGCGCACCCAATAAGTTCCACGCCCTCACCAGCCACGATGCCATCAACTTCGCACACGGCGCACTCAAAGGGCTTGCGGCAAATTTAATGAAAATCGCTAATGACATTAGGTGGCTTGCCAGCGGCCCGCGCTGTGGTTTGGGCGAACTTGCTATCCCTGAAAATGAACCGGGCAGCTCGATTATGCCCGGCAAGGTCAATCCCACCCAATGCGAAGCCTTGACGATGGTTGCCGTGCAAGTGATGGGCAACGATGCGGCGATCGGCTTTGCGGCCTCTCAGGGCAATTTTGAACTCAATGTCTTTAAACCCGTGATTATCTATAACTTCTTGCAAAGCGTAAAACTTCTAAGCGATGCGATGCTGAGCTTTAACGAACATTGCGCTAGCGGTATTGAGCCCAACAAGGACAAGATTGACTATTATTTGCACCACTCTTTAATGCTAGTGACAGCCTTAAACCCACATATCGGCTATGAAAACGCCGCTAAAGTCGCCAAAAACGCCCACAAGAAGGGCATTAGCCTCAAAGAATCCGCCCTAGAGCTTGGGTTACTCAGCGAAAAAGACTTCGACGCTTGGGTTGTGCCCGCTCACATGATCGCCCCGAAAGCATAG
- a CDS encoding FixH family protein has translation MKKFALIFLAGAMAFNLNAYELKFKASGTDVSLKSVNKFVNGDNKFSIAPTLHGKAIKGAQVKVKFFMPEMPGMPAMHESAKLTEKDGVYSGSVNLPMNGTWQIKVEIKTKDGHVYKGKSSVDI, from the coding sequence ATGAAAAAATTCGCTCTCATCTTTTTAGCAGGAGCAATGGCGTTTAACCTCAACGCCTACGAGCTGAAGTTTAAAGCCAGCGGGACAGATGTCTCTTTAAAGTCTGTTAATAAATTTGTCAATGGCGACAATAAATTCAGTATTGCGCCCACCCTACACGGCAAGGCGATCAAAGGGGCGCAGGTGAAAGTCAAATTCTTCATGCCCGAAATGCCGGGCATGCCCGCTATGCACGAAAGCGCCAAATTGACAGAAAAAGACGGGGTTTATTCAGGCTCTGTAAACTTGCCCATGAACGGGACTTGGCAAATCAAAGTGGAGATCAAGACCAAGGACGGGCATGTTTACAAAGGTAAAAGCAGCGTGGATATCTAA
- a CDS encoding zinc-binding dehydrogenase — MFLGHEGVGEVLQVGALVQDFKEGDIVIIPAITPDWSSLGAQRGYAQHDHGALAGWKFSNFKDGVFAEKIHINDADGNLGHLPEGVDLVDAVMLSDMITTGFHCAEQANIKPGDRVAVVGLGPVGLMALAGANLMGASEIYAVDCVPFRYEVAHKHYGATHFIDFSKAPMHTQILELTKGVGADKILIAGGGTDILSEACSCLINGGVVSNVNYFGSGANLPISRMAWDVGMGHKTIKGGLTPGGRARMEKLARLLQTKKLSVKPIITHHLEGKFEEIAQALAWMKDKPANFIKPVVKIKW, encoded by the coding sequence ATGTTCTTAGGGCATGAGGGGGTGGGGGAGGTCTTGCAAGTGGGGGCGTTGGTGCAAGATTTTAAAGAGGGGGACATTGTCATTATCCCCGCGATCACGCCTGATTGGAGCTCTTTAGGGGCGCAAAGGGGCTATGCGCAACATGACCACGGCGCGCTTGCGGGTTGGAAGTTTTCTAACTTTAAAGACGGGGTTTTTGCCGAGAAAATCCATATTAACGATGCGGACGGTAATTTGGGGCATTTGCCCGAGGGGGTAGACTTGGTCGATGCCGTGATGCTAAGCGATATGATCACCACGGGCTTTCACTGCGCCGAGCAGGCAAACATTAAACCGGGCGATCGCGTGGCGGTGGTGGGCTTAGGTCCTGTGGGGCTGATGGCTTTGGCGGGGGCAAATCTCATGGGGGCTAGTGAGATTTATGCGGTGGATTGCGTGCCTTTTAGATACGAGGTGGCACATAAACATTATGGAGCGACACATTTTATTGACTTTAGCAAAGCCCCCATGCACACGCAGATTTTAGAGCTCACTAAGGGCGTAGGGGCGGATAAAATCCTCATCGCCGGGGGAGGCACGGACATTTTGAGTGAGGCTTGCTCTTGTCTTATCAATGGCGGGGTGGTGTCTAATGTCAATTACTTTGGCAGTGGCGCAAACTTGCCCATCTCACGCATGGCATGGGATGTGGGCATGGGGCATAAGACCATTAAAGGGGGGCTAACCCCGGGGGGCAGAGCGCGCATGGAAAAACTTGCCCGCTTATTGCAAACTAAAAAACTGAGCGTCAAACCCATCATCACGCACCACTTAGAGGGCAAATTTGAGGAAATCGCACAGGCTCTAGCGTGGATGAAGGACAAACCGGCTAATTTCATCAAACCCGTTGTAAAAATCAAGTGGTAA
- the crdB gene encoding copper resistance outer membrane protein CrdB translates to MRALVLGLVFATLALRAVPLNLQVVYTKYLVKNAKIASLQAQIDSLQAQAKAVSRWDNPILYVGYNNADVNNFFILDSSFMQSISVGLSQKFDVTGKRHTQKQVVQIERQKKILELEQLKQQIAINILTNAVNVYKNTQKLALLKDALSNLENLLYRAEHSSSPDQIAIAKLEVIKAQWEIKQNDLQDSLADNKINISELTFNQSDLLSLAPSPVAFKPEHEIKEIMETNRTIKIASLKDSQSLKNITLAKKSFLEDINVTANYLFRSKIFDMFTIGVAIPLPLYGKQSNTLQQRKEEHLAALNALENTKNSVQHNARKLIKKLTQLQKNLSNIDQILQASEHIVKIYKDNLPSSQGDYNSYYNAFNDTINTKLLELETKSALATTYLALENLKGLK, encoded by the coding sequence ATGCGTGCGCTTGTGCTTGGTTTGGTCTTTGCCACGCTCGCCCTACGGGCAGTTCCTTTAAACTTGCAAGTGGTGTATACAAAATACCTAGTTAAAAACGCTAAAATCGCAAGTTTACAAGCGCAGATCGACAGCCTACAAGCGCAGGCAAAGGCGGTGAGTCGTTGGGATAACCCCATTTTGTATGTGGGCTACAACAACGCCGATGTCAATAACTTTTTTATCCTAGATTCGAGTTTTATGCAAAGCATCAGTGTGGGGCTTAGCCAAAAGTTCGATGTGACCGGCAAGAGGCACACGCAAAAGCAAGTGGTGCAAATTGAGCGCCAAAAAAAGATTTTAGAATTAGAACAACTCAAACAACAAATCGCCATCAACATTTTAACAAACGCCGTTAATGTCTACAAAAACACCCAAAAATTAGCTTTGCTTAAAGACGCTTTAAGCAATTTAGAAAATTTGCTTTATAGAGCCGAGCACTCCAGCAGCCCTGATCAAATCGCCATCGCCAAATTAGAAGTCATCAAAGCGCAATGGGAGATCAAGCAAAACGATTTACAAGACAGCCTCGCCGATAATAAAATCAACATCAGCGAGCTGACCTTTAATCAAAGTGATTTATTAAGCCTAGCACCCAGCCCCGTGGCTTTCAAGCCCGAGCATGAAATCAAGGAAATCATGGAGACGAATCGCACAATCAAGATCGCCAGCCTCAAAGACAGCCAATCTTTAAAGAACATCACCCTAGCCAAGAAAAGCTTTTTAGAAGACATCAATGTAACCGCCAATTACCTCTTCCGTTCTAAAATCTTTGACATGTTCACCATCGGGGTGGCGATCCCTCTGCCCCTCTATGGCAAACAAAGCAATACTTTGCAGCAGCGTAAAGAAGAACATTTAGCCGCCCTCAACGCCCTAGAGAACACCAAAAACAGCGTGCAGCACAACGCCCGCAAATTGATTAAAAAACTCACACAATTACAAAAAAATCTCAGCAACATCGATCAAATTTTACAAGCCAGCGAGCACATCGTTAAAATCTATAAAGACAATCTGCCCTCCTCTCAAGGCGATTACAACAGCTATTACAACGCCTTCAACGACACGATCAACACGAAATTATTAGAGCTAGAAACCAAGAGTGCCCTAGCCACAACCTACCTTGCGCTAGAAAATCTCAAAGGACTCAAATGA
- a CDS encoding efflux RND transporter permease subunit, with protein MINAIISLCLKNKLIVLMGTFLLFLISLWAIQNTRLDALPDLSPTQVVVQVSYPNQSPQVVQEQAVYPLVANFMGIADIETVRGISSYETGLVYIIFKDGVDLYFARDRVSEQMARVKLPAGVKVEMGSDSTSIGWAYQYALTSKTKSLAELKTLQDFYYRYALLGVDGVSEVASVGGFEKNYEVTLDNDALVKYDLSVQDVVNAIKKSNNDTGGGIILENGFEKIIHAQGYTKSLKDLGEIVLKTPNLTPIKLKDVATLNLTPKPRRSVANLNGTQEVVGGIVMVRYHADTYRILERIKAKIARLQEGNPDVKIVPVYDRSELIKKGVDNLIHTLIEESVIVLAVIALFLLHFRSALVVIITLPLCVCLSFLLMHFFNIEASIMSLGGIAIAIGAMVDAAIVMVENAHKHLSHANIENDQERQEAIIAGVKQVGPAIFFALMIIVVSFLPIFDLSGQEKRLFSPLAYTKTFAMLVGALLSISVVPILMLFFIKGKIIEESKNPINAFFIKVYGVCLTFVLRFRWVFLALSVVGLGGLYFVYKKLNWEFIPAINEGVVMYMPVTTNAVGIDTAKKYLEEANKRIKAIPEVKQVFGKAGRANSSTDAAALSMLETYIELKPKSEWRPGMTYKKLRDLLEHTLQLKGLVNSWTYPIRGRIDMLLTGIRTPLGIKLYGKDPYLLQDLAIQMEQKLKTLPQSLSVFAEKSNNGYYLNVDLRPEKLAQYNLTKEAVLNMVSFGLGGANITTLIDGVESYPISVRLKDTERNNIQALQNLYIKTPAASYVPLREFANVYYENAPAVLKSEKGLNVHFIYIVPKNGVSSESYREAAIKALESLHLPSGYYYEFSGESQYLDEAFATLKYIVPMSIFIIFLLIVFALKSTTNSLLCFFSLPFAFLGGLVFMKLWGLNLSIAALVGFLALLGVASETAIVMIIYLEDAYQNFLKEAEQTSSKLKEAIMHGAVQRVRPKLMTFFSILVSLVPIMYSHGVGSEIMHSIAAPMLGGMITSVILTLFIIPTAYFVIKNARLKVSALTKIP; from the coding sequence ATGATTAACGCGATCATTTCGCTCTGCCTCAAGAATAAACTGATCGTTTTAATGGGGACCTTCTTGCTCTTTTTGATTTCTCTTTGGGCGATCCAAAACACCCGTTTAGACGCTTTGCCCGATCTCTCGCCCACGCAGGTGGTCGTGCAGGTGAGCTACCCCAACCAAAGCCCGCAGGTGGTGCAAGAGCAGGCGGTTTATCCGTTGGTGGCTAATTTTATGGGGATCGCCGACATTGAAACCGTGCGGGGGATCTCCAGCTATGAAACGGGCTTGGTCTACATCATCTTTAAAGACGGCGTGGATTTGTATTTTGCCCGCGATCGGGTGAGCGAGCAAATGGCGCGGGTGAAATTGCCCGCTGGGGTGAAAGTAGAAATGGGGAGCGACTCGACTTCCATTGGCTGGGCGTATCAATACGCCCTAACGAGCAAAACCAAGAGCCTAGCCGAGCTTAAGACCTTGCAGGATTTTTATTACCGCTATGCGCTTTTAGGCGTGGATGGGGTGAGCGAGGTGGCGAGTGTGGGGGGCTTTGAGAAAAATTACGAAGTTACCCTAGACAACGATGCGTTAGTCAAATACGATCTAAGCGTACAAGATGTGGTCAATGCCATTAAAAAGTCCAATAACGACACGGGCGGGGGGATTATCCTAGAAAACGGCTTTGAAAAGATCATCCACGCACAGGGCTACACCAAAAGCCTAAAGGATTTGGGCGAGATTGTGCTAAAAACCCCTAATCTCACCCCCATTAAGCTTAAAGATGTCGCCACCTTGAATTTAACCCCAAAGCCCCGCCGTTCGGTGGCAAACTTAAACGGCACACAAGAAGTCGTGGGGGGGATTGTGATGGTGCGTTACCACGCCGACACCTATCGCATTTTAGAACGCATCAAAGCCAAGATCGCCCGTTTGCAAGAGGGCAACCCCGATGTGAAGATTGTGCCCGTGTATGATCGAAGCGAGCTCATTAAAAAAGGTGTGGATAATCTCATCCACACGCTCATAGAGGAGAGTGTGATCGTGCTTGCCGTGATCGCCCTGTTTCTCTTGCACTTTAGAAGTGCGCTGGTGGTGATCATCACTTTGCCCCTTTGTGTGTGCCTAAGCTTCTTACTCATGCACTTTTTTAACATTGAGGCGAGTATCATGAGTTTAGGGGGGATCGCCATTGCTATAGGGGCGATGGTGGATGCGGCGATCGTGATGGTGGAAAACGCCCACAAACACTTAAGCCACGCCAATATAGAGAACGACCAAGAACGCCAAGAGGCGATCATCGCTGGGGTGAAACAAGTGGGACCGGCGATCTTCTTTGCCTTAATGATCATCGTGGTGTCTTTCTTGCCCATCTTTGATCTCAGCGGACAAGAAAAACGCCTTTTCTCCCCCCTAGCCTACACCAAAACCTTCGCCATGCTTGTAGGGGCTTTGCTCTCTATCAGTGTCGTGCCGATTTTAATGCTCTTTTTTATCAAGGGCAAAATCATAGAGGAATCTAAAAACCCCATCAACGCCTTTTTCATTAAAGTTTATGGGGTGTGTTTGACCTTTGTTCTACGCTTTAGATGGGTGTTCTTAGCCCTTAGCGTGGTGGGTCTTGGCGGGCTTTACTTTGTGTATAAAAAACTCAACTGGGAGTTCATCCCTGCCATTAACGAGGGGGTGGTGATGTATATGCCCGTAACCACCAACGCCGTTGGCATTGACACGGCTAAAAAATATTTAGAAGAAGCCAATAAGCGCATTAAGGCGATCCCTGAAGTCAAGCAAGTCTTTGGCAAGGCAGGGCGGGCTAATAGCAGCACGGACGCCGCAGCCCTATCCATGCTCGAAACCTACATTGAGCTAAAACCCAAGAGTGAGTGGCGGCCGGGCATGACTTATAAAAAACTAAGGGACTTGTTAGAGCACACTTTGCAGCTTAAAGGGCTTGTCAATTCTTGGACCTACCCCATTAGAGGCCGCATTGACATGCTCTTAACGGGGATTCGCACCCCTTTAGGCATTAAACTTTATGGCAAAGACCCCTACTTGCTCCAAGATTTGGCGATCCAAATGGAGCAAAAGTTAAAAACCCTGCCCCAAAGTTTATCCGTCTTTGCTGAGAAGTCTAACAATGGCTACTACCTCAATGTGGATTTACGCCCTGAAAAATTGGCGCAATACAACCTCACCAAAGAGGCGGTGCTAAATATGGTAAGCTTTGGCTTAGGCGGAGCAAATATCACCACCCTAATCGATGGCGTGGAGAGTTATCCCATCTCTGTGCGTTTAAAAGACACTGAGCGCAACAACATACAAGCCCTGCAAAATCTCTACATTAAAACCCCTGCAGCAAGCTATGTCCCCTTAAGGGAGTTTGCCAATGTCTATTATGAAAACGCCCCTGCGGTGCTTAAAAGCGAGAAGGGATTAAATGTGCACTTCATTTACATTGTGCCTAAAAATGGGGTGAGCTCAGAGAGTTACCGCGAGGCGGCGATCAAGGCCCTAGAGAGTTTGCACCTACCTAGTGGGTATTACTACGAGTTTTCGGGTGAAAGCCAATACTTAGACGAAGCCTTTGCGACTCTAAAATACATTGTGCCCATGAGCATTTTCATCATCTTTCTCTTAATCGTGTTTGCACTCAAAAGCACCACGAACTCTTTGCTTTGCTTCTTTAGCCTACCCTTTGCCTTTTTGGGCGGTCTTGTTTTCATGAAACTTTGGGGCTTGAATTTAAGCATCGCCGCGTTGGTGGGCTTTTTGGCTCTTTTAGGCGTGGCAAGCGAAACGGCGATTGTGATGATCATTTACTTAGAGGACGCTTACCAAAACTTCTTAAAAGAAGCCGAGCAGACCAGCAGCAAACTCAAAGAGGCGATCATGCACGGGGCGGTGCAAAGGGTGCGCCCTAAGTTAATGACTTTTTTTAGTATCCTAGTTTCTCTTGTGCCCATCATGTATTCGCATGGCGTGGGCTCGGAGATCATGCACTCCATCGCCGCCCCCATGCTAGGCGGGATGATCACTAGCGTGATCCTCACCCTTTTTATCATCCCCACCGCCTACTTTGTGATCAAAAACGCGCGTTTAAAAGTGAGCGCTCTTACAAAAATACCCTAA
- a CDS encoding HlyD family efflux transporter periplasmic adaptor subunit, translated as MKRWILGLLLSLSQVQAVGSVAVQLKEFAPFRQYYATLQADERKTYTYNLRFDGFVEKLYVNRTYQSVKAGDKLFSIYSPALISVQSELLSSLHFNRQVVQMQEKLRLLGVGSEQIAKIMQTKKVQNSVEMKSPFSGVVFAKNVNEGVFIKSGAVVFQIIDLKALYVLVRVNQEDLDFIRHLSKAQISVEGVPGVFDLEFSNINPLVGTQDKMLEARFILKNPKQLFFPNMFAKVTIYQPKQKMLILPKEAVLIKNGHAVVFKKDDDSYEFTQIKAKRLSDGSYQVLEGLKAGDEVAKNALFILDADAINNGDE; from the coding sequence ATGAAAAGATGGATTTTAGGGCTTTTACTCAGTTTATCGCAGGTGCAGGCGGTGGGGAGTGTGGCGGTGCAACTTAAAGAATTTGCCCCCTTTAGGCAGTATTACGCCACTTTGCAAGCCGATGAGCGCAAAACCTACACCTATAATTTGCGTTTTGACGGCTTTGTGGAAAAACTCTATGTGAACCGCACCTACCAAAGCGTGAAAGCCGGGGACAAACTCTTTAGCATTTACTCCCCCGCCTTAATCTCCGTGCAAAGCGAGTTGCTCTCATCCTTGCACTTCAACCGCCAAGTGGTACAAATGCAAGAGAAGTTGCGTTTATTGGGCGTGGGGAGCGAGCAGATCGCTAAAATCATGCAGACGAAAAAAGTGCAAAACAGCGTAGAGATGAAAAGCCCTTTTAGCGGCGTGGTCTTTGCTAAAAATGTCAATGAGGGGGTTTTTATCAAGAGTGGGGCGGTGGTGTTTCAAATCATTGACTTGAAGGCTCTGTATGTCTTGGTGCGGGTCAATCAAGAGGATTTGGACTTTATACGGCATTTATCTAAGGCGCAAATCAGCGTTGAGGGCGTGCCCGGGGTGTTTGATTTGGAGTTTTCTAACATCAACCCCCTTGTGGGCACACAGGATAAAATGCTCGAAGCCCGCTTTATCTTAAAAAACCCTAAGCAACTTTTTTTCCCCAATATGTTCGCCAAAGTTACGATCTACCAGCCCAAACAAAAAATGCTCATCTTGCCTAAAGAGGCAGTGTTGATCAAGAACGGGCATGCGGTGGTGTTTAAAAAAGATGACGACTCGTATGAGTTCACACAGATCAAAGCTAAACGTCTAAGCGATGGCAGCTATCAAGTTTTAGAGGGGCTTAAGGCGGGCGATGAGGTCGCTAAAAATGCACTCTTTATTTTAGATGCCGACGCGATCAACAATGGAGATGAATGA
- a CDS encoding non-canonical purine NTP pyrophosphatase produces the protein MLPLIFFSNNAHKCAEVQAILGQEVLPYTRLLGRVEVVESAQSFEENAHLKAQALYPFLADKLQDFLVLAEDSGLCVEALGGYPGIYSARFANIKEGAKEIVRGNFMPPSASSSDIENNRKLLACLDILGLLESPACFVCVAALRGRVGGQEVSQSFRGECLGRVVKAPLKPNAFGYDPLFIPKGYHTTIDNIEEKNQISHRFNALKQVQVFLKRACLKLPH, from the coding sequence TTACCTTTAATCTTTTTTAGCAACAACGCCCATAAATGCGCCGAAGTGCAAGCCATTTTAGGGCAGGAAGTGTTACCCTACACCCGCCTTTTAGGGCGTGTAGAAGTGGTGGAGAGTGCTCAGAGTTTTGAAGAGAACGCCCACCTAAAAGCGCAGGCACTTTATCCCTTTTTGGCGGACAAATTGCAAGACTTTTTAGTGCTGGCAGAGGATAGTGGGCTGTGCGTGGAGGCTTTGGGCGGATATCCGGGCATTTACAGCGCGCGCTTTGCCAACATTAAAGAGGGTGCAAAAGAAATTGTAAGGGGCAATTTTATGCCCCCTAGTGCGTCTTCAAGCGACATAGAGAACAACCGCAAACTCTTGGCGTGTTTAGACATATTAGGGCTTTTAGAGTCACCCGCTTGTTTTGTGTGTGTGGCGGCTCTACGTGGACGGGTGGGCGGACAAGAGGTTAGCCAAAGCTTTAGGGGGGAGTGCTTAGGCAGGGTTGTTAAAGCCCCCTTAAAGCCTAATGCCTTTGGCTACGACCCGCTTTTTATCCCCAAGGGCTACCACACCACTATAGACAACATTGAGGAGAAAAACCAAATCTCGCACCGCTTTAACGCCTTAAAGCAAGTGCAAGTGTTTCTAAAACGCGCATGCCTTAAGCTGCCCCATTAG
- a CDS encoding NAD(P)/FAD-dependent oxidoreductase, whose amino-acid sequence MQEVLVLGAGYASLAFIKSLSKEVLQAYSFTLVSQSYQHSVQVLLHDVVAGLPGCHALSLTEILPQGVRFIQDEVLEIKEGVVLGQQQEHPYTHLVVGLGFASESFGVAGVKEHAHTLSHYKQCQDLHQQLQKALQASPKPLEIVVCGAGFSGIELVGALADAFKDKVRITCVEAMSGILPMFVPKLAQKAHKYLQSLGVRLQVGAKILECLENGVLVEINGQKEQIGADFVFWTCGVRGSPVIENSPFFKSARSRVEVNGFLEPVGLEKRGVFVLGDCALLKDAQNRPYPPTAQLASQMGAYLGAHFKSVLVNKPPKNSFIYKPKGTICSLGTHYAIGQIGGLCVTGKPALWLKKTIEWWHRRALKL is encoded by the coding sequence GTGCAGGAAGTTTTAGTTTTGGGGGCAGGGTATGCTAGCCTTGCGTTTATCAAGTCCTTGAGTAAAGAGGTGCTTCAAGCGTATTCTTTCACCCTCGTGTCGCAAAGTTATCAGCACAGCGTGCAGGTTTTATTACACGATGTGGTGGCGGGCTTGCCCGGTTGCCACGCCTTAAGCCTTACAGAAATTTTGCCCCAAGGGGTGCGCTTTATCCAGGATGAGGTGTTAGAGATCAAGGAGGGGGTGGTGTTGGGGCAACAGCAAGAACACCCCTACACGCATTTAGTCGTGGGGCTAGGTTTTGCGAGCGAGAGTTTTGGCGTGGCAGGGGTTAAAGAGCACGCCCACACCTTGAGCCACTATAAGCAATGCCAAGACTTGCACCAGCAATTACAAAAAGCATTGCAAGCAAGCCCAAAGCCCTTAGAGATTGTGGTGTGTGGGGCGGGTTTTAGCGGAATCGAGCTAGTGGGGGCTCTAGCGGATGCGTTTAAAGATAAGGTCCGCATCACTTGTGTAGAGGCGATGTCTGGGATTTTGCCCATGTTTGTCCCTAAACTCGCCCAAAAGGCGCATAAATATTTGCAAAGTTTGGGTGTGCGCTTACAGGTGGGGGCAAAAATCCTAGAATGTTTGGAAAATGGAGTGCTTGTAGAAATTAACGGGCAAAAAGAGCAAATTGGGGCGGATTTTGTATTTTGGACTTGTGGTGTGCGTGGTAGCCCCGTCATTGAAAACTCGCCCTTCTTTAAGAGCGCGCGTAGCCGTGTAGAGGTCAATGGTTTTTTAGAACCGGTGGGGTTAGAAAAGCGGGGGGTGTTTGTGCTGGGAGATTGCGCCCTCCTTAAAGACGCGCAAAATCGTCCCTACCCGCCCACAGCGCAATTAGCCAGCCAAATGGGGGCGTATTTGGGGGCACATTTCAAAAGTGTGCTTGTAAACAAGCCCCCTAAAAATTCTTTTATTTACAAACCCAAGGGAACCATTTGCTCTTTGGGAACACACTATGCAATTGGGCAAATTGGAGGGCTGTGTGTAACGGGCAAGCCCGCCTTGTGGCTTAAAAAAACCATTGAGTGGTGGCACAGACGGGCTTTAAAGCTTTAG